GATATTGTGATCAGGTAGACAAGCAGCGGGGTCATATCGCCGCCGCCTTAGCCAGTCTTGCTAGCTCTTTTTGTACCGTGGCTTTGCTAAACCCAACGTGAGCGGCGATCTTCCTCATGCTCAAACCTTCACCGTTCAACCTCGCTATCTCCGCCCGCGTCTCAGGCTTTACCATTGCGGGCCTTCCCCCGGTTCTGCCCTCCGCCTTCGCCTTAGCAATTCCCTCGAGTTGGCGTTCCTTCCTGAGAGCGGTTTCGAACTCTGCAATGCTGGCGAGAATACCAAATACGAGCTTGCCCGTACGAGTGGTCGTGTCCAGCGCGGCATCATCCAGAACCTTGAAGCCTACACCCTTGGCGGTAAGCTCCTCCACTATCTGATGGAGATGGGAAGCCGAACGGGCGAGACGGTCCAGCTTCGTCACTATCAGCATGTCGGCATCATCGCGGAGATACTGCAGGCACTCCGCCAGCACGGGACGCGACTTGTCCAGCCCAGATTTCTTCTCCTCGAATATCTTGGTGGCCCCTGCCGCCTTTAATTTCTCAACTTGAGTAGCGTGGCCTTGCCCAGTGGAACTCACACGCGCGTATCCTACGATTGCCATCCTGTACCCTTTCATCTAAGACAATTGCTGACACTTTGTTAGTGTACGCTAAGAGTACAGTCAAGGGGGTGCGTCCAGAAAGTATACTTAATGTGCACGAAGCCGCCTCGCTCCCTAGTTCATTTGGTAAAAACCTCGTATTTGCAACGGCGGGCAACCATGTAGGCTTCTACACTTCACAAAAAGGAAACGACAATGGCAGACGGTTGGTCGGTAATGGTGAGAGTTCCCGATTTTCAAAGCTTAGGAAAGCCGGTGATTTACTACGCACATCTGCCAGATCGTGATGAAGCAGTTTCGGCGGTGAGGGTGGCAAAGGGATTAGACTCCAATGTTTCAGTCGAAGCTAAAGAACCTATCACCCACGCTGTTCTTAAGGGTCTGAATATTCCAGAAGGAAAAGTCGGGCATGAAGGGTACGAACTTGAGTGAACTTTCATTTGAAGAGACGCGGGAGCCAACAGAACGAGTTAAAGAACTGGCCTATCGTATATTGATCCGAGTCTGTGATGTGAAACATCCGCTGGTTAGGAGGCCGGGCGAAGTCTTGCATGGACCAATGCTGTTGAGTGTGATGACCGCTGGAATGTTCAAACAGGAAGAACTTAAAGCCGCAGTAGATTACATGGTAGTACAAGGATGGATTGAGTCCGCCGATCGGTTCCACAAACTGACCTCCAAAGGGCTTCAGCACTACAGAAGCATCTAAGGACACCGGGCATACGAACACCATGCGTTGTTCTGTTAGACCGGTCTCATCACTCCTGGTCCGTTTTTGACCTGGCGGCAAACGTCAAAAAATGCTGCTTCTGGCCCACGACGGCGCTGTAGTCTCATCGGAATGCGATATTGCGCCCGTTATCGCAGGATGATTAGCTCGGTGAGTCTGGGGAAATAGACTCATGAAACTGAAAGACCTTGTTTCCACGGTTGATCAACTGATGGGGGCGAAAGCCGTCTATGGTCCAAGCCTCGGTCCGGAAGCTGTGATGTGCTTCGGTGCTGTTGGGATAGACCCAAACAAGTCATCTTACTTTTCCCACGCTGAGACGGTTGCAAAGAAGGCGCTCGAAAGGCCGTACTTCGTGACAGTCGGTGGCGGCCACGACGTACAGGCGGGCTACAGAGGTCGCGCAATCGA
This genomic interval from Aestuariivirga litoralis contains the following:
- a CDS encoding recombinase family protein, which encodes MKGYRMAIVGYARVSSTGQGHATQVEKLKAAGATKIFEEKKSGLDKSRPVLAECLQYLRDDADMLIVTKLDRLARSASHLHQIVEELTAKGVGFKVLDDAALDTTTRTGKLVFGILASIAEFETALRKERQLEGIAKAKAEGRTGGRPAMVKPETRAEIARLNGEGLSMRKIAAHVGFSKATVQKELARLAKAAAI